A genomic segment from Papilio machaon chromosome 20, ilPapMach1.1, whole genome shotgun sequence encodes:
- the LOC106710025 gene encoding NADH dehydrogenase [ubiquinone] 1 alpha subcomplex subunit 13 has translation MADACQVIRKQDLPPPGGYKPIPFKRIPAKQYFSGYTLFAGYIGMTIGAIYLYNLTAQRIKKHEIEMRSSKMAIYPMLLAERDREYLKQLRRNRDAEAELMKDVPGWEVGTYYGEPVYKLVPQDALVEPIFHEYYAHTNPSDWFRRAYIKLRS, from the exons ATGGCCGATGCTTGTCAGGTTATTCGAAAACAAGATTTGCCTCCTCCAGGGGGCTATAAACCGATTCCTTTTAAAAGAATACCTGCTAAACAATACTTTAGTG ggtACACTCTATTCGCTGGTTACATTGGTATGACCATTGGTGCAatctatttgtataatttaactgCACAAAGAATAAAGAAACATGAGATCGAAATGCGATCCTCAAAGATGGCCATTTACCCAATGTTACTGGCTGAACGAGACAGGGAGTACTTGAAGCAACTCAGAAGAAACCGGGATGCGGAGGCTGAGCTAATGAAAGATGTTCCTGGATGGGAG GTTGGTACATACTATGGTGAGCCTGTATACAAGCTTGTGCCCCAAGATGCTCTTGTAGAGCCAATCTTCCATGAATACTATGCACACACCAACCCATCCGATTGGTTCAGGAGGGCTTACATTAAACTGCGCtcttaa
- the LOC106710032 gene encoding uncharacterized protein LOC106710032: MDLSENKEVQADLPIIDSEETHIKIKPAERVKLHPKVPIEPSPYGKGKSYSRPWILQDGREVPNKGSEMRDNFKIPKKSNAGQGIRKRMLTNFFWEQILDEVIEEMSTVNTSDELCTEYDSHYVKDQFIPRNLEETADRTMHLKYPLYGTGSSAITFYSETIKKIGPGEILEKFRRCQYFTRPMEERLDDGWVL, from the exons ATGGATTTATCGGAGAATAAAGAAGTTCAAGCTGATTTACCGATTATTGATTCGGAAGAAacgcatataaaaataaaacctgcGGAAAGAGTTAAACTCCATCCAAAAGTACCTATAGAACCATCCCCTTATGGTAAAGGTAAATCATATAGCCGACCTTGGATTCTCCAGGATGGTCGTGAGGTTCCGAACAAAGGAAGTGAAATGCGCGACAACTTTAAAATTCCTAAGAAATCTAATGCTGGACAAG GTATACGCAAGCGAATGTTGACAAATTTCTTTTGGGAACAAATACTGGACGAAGTGATCGAAGAGATGTCGACAGTTAATACGTCTGATGAACTTTGTACTGAGTACGATTCACATTATGTGAAAGATCAATTCATACCACGTAACTTAGAAGAGACTGCTGACAGGACG ATGCATCTAAAGTACCCGCTATACGGAACTGGATCTAGCGCGATTACATTTTACAGCGAGACAATTAAAAAGATCGGACCT ggTGAAATATTGGAAAAATTCAGAAGATGCCAATACTTTACGCGACCTATGGAAGAAAGATTGGACGATGGTTGGGTTTTGTAA